Proteins encoded together in one Shewanella oneidensis MR-1 window:
- the recR gene encoding recombination mediator RecR — protein MKFSPLLDELIQSLRCLPGVGPKSAQRMAFQLLERDRKAGLKLAAALSSAMSDIGHCQSCRTYTEETLCPICASHKRGSSSTICVVETPADVLAIEAGGHFTGRYFVLLGHLSPLDGVGPEELGLALLERHLASGDVAELILATNPTVEGEATAHFIADMARRHKVLISRIAHGVPVGGELEYVDSTTLALSFNGRIPL, from the coding sequence ATGAAATTTAGTCCGCTGCTAGACGAGTTAATTCAGTCCCTGCGTTGTTTACCAGGGGTTGGGCCGAAATCGGCTCAACGTATGGCGTTTCAATTACTTGAGCGTGACAGAAAAGCGGGGCTTAAATTAGCCGCCGCGCTGTCGAGTGCCATGAGTGATATCGGTCATTGTCAGTCTTGCCGAACCTACACTGAAGAAACCCTATGTCCAATTTGTGCTAGCCATAAGCGCGGTTCGTCTTCGACAATTTGTGTGGTCGAAACACCAGCCGATGTGTTAGCCATTGAAGCGGGTGGACATTTCACGGGTCGCTACTTTGTGCTCCTTGGGCACTTATCACCCCTTGATGGGGTGGGGCCAGAAGAGTTAGGCTTGGCGTTATTAGAGCGTCACCTAGCCTCAGGCGATGTGGCCGAGTTGATTTTAGCAACTAATCCTACGGTTGAAGGTGAGGCCACCGCCCACTTTATTGCCGATATGGCAAGGCGCCACAAGGTGCTGATCAGCCGCATTGCCCACGGCGTGCCCGTCGGCGGTGAGCTAGAATATGTCGACAGTACGACCTTGGCGTTGTCCTTTAATGGTCGTATCCCGCTGTAG
- the htpG gene encoding molecular chaperone HtpG: MSQQETHGFQTEVKQLLHLMIHSLYSNKEIFLRELVSNAADAADKLRYLALTNDALYEGDGELRVRISADKEKGTVTIEDNGVGMTRDGVIEHLGTIAKSGTAEFFKNLSGEASKDSQLIGQFGVGFYSAFIVAKKVTVRTRAAGHKANEAVLWESEGEGSFTVETITKATRGTEITLHLRDDEKEFADDWRLRSIITKYSDHISIPVEMWQEGTPERDGPDGEKIPATEGYWKAMNKATALWMRNKSEITDEEYQEFYKHISHDYTDALLWSHNRVEGKQEYTNLLYIPSKAPWDLWNRDRKHGLKLFVQRVFIMDDAEQFMPSYLRFVQGLIDSNDLPLNVSREILQDNHITKAMRTGITKRVLGMLEKLAKDDAEKYQQFWAEFGQVLKEGPAEDFANRERIAGLLRFASTHTGSAAPTVSLDDYISRMKEGQTKIYYIVADSHEAAANSPHLELLRKKGIEVLLMSERIDEWLINHLTEYKEKQLHSVTRGELELGELEDAAEKEAQEKLAEESAPLIERIKAALGASVADVKVTSRLTDTPACVVTGEGEMSTQMIKLMQAAGQPVPEVKPTFEVNPAHPLVSRLNDLQDEAAFADWSNLLLQQAQLSEKGSLADPSAFIKLMNQMLLANLK; this comes from the coding sequence ATGTCACAACAAGAAACTCATGGTTTTCAAACTGAAGTCAAACAGCTGTTGCATTTGATGATCCACTCTTTGTATTCCAACAAAGAAATTTTCTTGCGTGAACTGGTCTCCAACGCTGCGGATGCGGCTGATAAGCTGCGTTACCTTGCGTTGACCAATGACGCATTATACGAAGGTGACGGTGAGCTGCGGGTGCGCATTAGTGCAGACAAAGAAAAAGGCACTGTGACCATTGAAGATAACGGCGTGGGGATGACTCGCGATGGCGTGATTGAGCATTTAGGGACGATCGCCAAATCGGGCACCGCTGAATTCTTTAAAAACCTCTCTGGCGAAGCCTCAAAGGATTCTCAGCTAATCGGTCAATTCGGTGTGGGCTTCTATTCCGCCTTTATCGTAGCGAAAAAAGTCACCGTTCGTACCCGCGCGGCAGGCCATAAGGCCAATGAAGCCGTATTGTGGGAATCGGAAGGTGAGGGTAGCTTCACGGTTGAAACCATCACCAAGGCGACTCGTGGTACTGAAATTACCCTGCACCTGCGTGATGACGAAAAAGAATTTGCTGACGATTGGCGCCTGCGCTCCATCATCACCAAGTACTCAGATCATATTTCAATTCCAGTAGAAATGTGGCAGGAAGGCACCCCTGAGCGCGATGGCCCAGACGGTGAAAAAATCCCTGCAACCGAGGGTTACTGGAAAGCCATGAACAAGGCGACAGCGCTGTGGATGCGCAATAAGTCTGAGATCACTGACGAAGAGTACCAAGAATTTTATAAGCACATTTCCCACGATTACACGGATGCATTGCTGTGGAGCCATAACCGTGTAGAAGGTAAACAGGAATACACTAACCTGTTGTATATTCCTTCAAAAGCGCCTTGGGATCTGTGGAACCGCGACCGTAAACATGGTCTGAAACTCTTTGTTCAGCGCGTGTTTATTATGGATGATGCCGAGCAGTTTATGCCATCTTACCTGCGCTTTGTGCAAGGTTTGATTGACTCAAACGATCTGCCGCTGAACGTATCCCGCGAGATTTTGCAAGATAACCACATCACCAAAGCGATGCGCACCGGTATCACTAAGCGCGTGCTGGGGATGTTGGAAAAACTGGCAAAAGACGATGCGGAAAAATACCAACAATTCTGGGCCGAATTTGGCCAAGTGTTGAAGGAAGGTCCTGCGGAAGACTTTGCAAACCGTGAGCGTATTGCTGGCTTATTGCGCTTTGCGTCTACCCATACGGGCAGCGCCGCACCGACTGTATCACTCGATGACTACATTAGCCGCATGAAGGAAGGCCAAACCAAGATTTACTATATCGTTGCCGACAGCCACGAAGCGGCTGCCAATAGCCCGCACTTAGAACTGCTGCGTAAGAAAGGCATCGAAGTGTTGCTGATGTCTGAGCGTATCGACGAATGGTTAATCAACCACTTAACTGAGTACAAAGAAAAACAATTGCACTCAGTCACCCGTGGCGAGCTGGAATTAGGCGAGCTTGAAGATGCGGCTGAGAAGGAAGCGCAGGAGAAACTCGCAGAAGAGTCTGCACCACTGATTGAGCGCATCAAAGCGGCATTAGGTGCAAGCGTGGCCGATGTGAAAGTCACCTCGCGCTTAACCGATACCCCAGCCTGTGTGGTCACGGGCGAAGGTGAAATGTCGACGCAAATGATCAAACTGATGCAGGCTGCCGGCCAACCAGTGCCAGAGGTTAAGCCGACGTTTGAGGTAAACCCAGCGCATCCATTAGTGTCGCGCTTGAATGATCTTCAAGATGAAGCCGCCTTCGCAGATTGGTCAAACTTACTGCTACAACAGGCGCAATTGTCAGAGAAGGGTAGCCTTGCGGATCCATCGGCCTTTATTAAGCTGATGAACCAAATGTTATTGGCGAACCTGAAGTAA
- a CDS encoding co-chaperone YbbN, whose translation MDNILDLTKDNIQQVVDASMQQLVVMVFWAQPQPQSVAMVQTLEQLATQHAGRFVLAKVNCEAELEIANYFRIQALPTTLVLDKGQPIDGFAGLQEAVQVSAMLEKHLPPLWQLQLEQAKALLALTQVSAEDLTTAAVLLKDAYSASNHAAEVSLVLADVYLMQGELAQAQGLLEQIGLADQDGYYQSLRAKLTLALDAADTPEIRELQQKFEQNPHDLVLLLELCKALHSAHRDEEALTHLYGVLSKDLSAENGKVKQTFMEILTALGQGNSLANQYRRKLYTLLY comes from the coding sequence ATGGACAATATCCTCGATCTAACCAAAGACAATATTCAGCAAGTGGTTGATGCTTCGATGCAGCAACTGGTGGTGATGGTATTTTGGGCCCAGCCACAGCCGCAGAGTGTTGCCATGGTGCAAACACTCGAGCAACTTGCCACGCAGCATGCTGGCCGTTTTGTGCTAGCGAAAGTGAACTGTGAAGCCGAACTGGAAATCGCGAACTATTTCCGTATTCAAGCTTTGCCGACCACTTTAGTGCTCGATAAGGGTCAGCCAATTGATGGTTTTGCGGGGCTGCAAGAGGCGGTGCAGGTGAGCGCCATGCTCGAAAAGCATTTGCCGCCATTGTGGCAATTGCAACTTGAGCAAGCCAAAGCCTTGTTAGCCTTAACCCAAGTGTCGGCGGAAGATTTAACCACCGCGGCCGTGTTACTGAAAGACGCTTATAGCGCCTCAAATCATGCCGCTGAGGTGAGTTTAGTGCTTGCCGATGTGTACTTGATGCAGGGTGAACTAGCCCAAGCGCAAGGGTTACTTGAGCAAATTGGCCTTGCCGATCAAGACGGTTATTATCAGAGTTTAAGAGCCAAACTGACACTGGCGCTCGATGCGGCGGATACCCCTGAAATTCGCGAACTACAGCAAAAATTCGAGCAAAACCCACATGATTTAGTGTTATTACTCGAACTTTGTAAGGCGCTGCATTCGGCCCACCGCGATGAAGAAGCTCTCACCCATTTATACGGCGTATTATCTAAGGATTTAAGTGCTGAAAATGGCAAGGTAAAACAAACCTTTATGGAGATTTTGACTGCGCTTGGCCAAGGTAATAGTTTGGCAAACCAATATCGCCGTAAGCTTTATACCTTGCTCTATTAA
- the adk gene encoding adenylate kinase: MRIILLGAPGAGKGTQAQFIMEQYGIPQISTGDMLRAAVKAGTPLGLEAKKVMDAGQLVSDDLIIGLVKERIAQDDCAKGFLLDGFPRTIPQADAMAANGISIDHVIEIDVPDEEIVKRMSGRRVHPGSGRVYHVVFNPPKVEGKDDVTGEDLAIRPDDEEATVRKRLGIYHEQTKPLVEYYGKVAAAGNTQYHKFDGTQSVAAVSEQLASVLK; this comes from the coding sequence ATGCGCATTATCCTATTGGGCGCCCCAGGTGCCGGTAAAGGTACCCAGGCCCAGTTCATTATGGAACAGTATGGTATCCCACAAATTTCTACTGGCGATATGTTACGTGCGGCCGTTAAAGCCGGTACTCCGCTGGGTTTAGAAGCGAAGAAAGTGATGGATGCAGGCCAGCTGGTTTCTGATGATCTGATCATTGGACTGGTTAAAGAGCGTATCGCACAGGACGATTGTGCTAAAGGTTTTCTGTTAGACGGTTTCCCACGCACTATCCCACAAGCGGATGCGATGGCGGCAAACGGTATTAGCATTGATCACGTCATCGAAATCGATGTGCCAGACGAAGAAATCGTTAAACGCATGAGCGGTCGTCGCGTTCACCCCGGTTCTGGCCGTGTTTACCACGTAGTATTCAATCCACCTAAAGTGGAAGGCAAGGATGACGTGACGGGCGAAGATTTAGCGATTCGTCCAGACGATGAAGAAGCGACAGTACGTAAGCGTTTAGGTATTTACCATGAGCAAACTAAGCCATTAGTTGAGTACTATGGCAAAGTTGCTGCGGCGGGTAACACTCAATACCACAAATTTGATGGTACTCAGTCAGTTGCCGCGGTGAGCGAGCAGCTTGCCAGCGTGCTTAAATAA
- the hemH gene encoding ferrochelatase, with amino-acid sequence MLACRGIWLIKGSTLTSPSPAFGVLLVNLGTPDEPTPKAVKRFLKQFLSDPRVVDLSPWLWQPILQGIILNTRPKKVAKLYQSVWTEQGSPLMVISQCQAQKLATDLSATFNQTIPVELGMSYGNPSIESGFAKLKAQGAERIVVLPLYPQYSCSTVASVFDAVAHYLTRVRDIPELRFNKQYFAHEAYIAALAHSVKRHWKTHGQAEKLILSFHGIPLRYATEGDPYPEQCRTTAKLLAQALGLTDGQWQVCFQSRFGKEEWLTPYADELLADLPRQGVKSVDVICPAFATDCLETLEEISIGAKETFLHAGGEAYHFIPCLNDDELHIELLRLLVQEQTQSWISAE; translated from the coding sequence ATGTTAGCCTGCCGTGGTATTTGGCTGATAAAAGGTAGCACATTGACTTCTCCCTCTCCTGCGTTTGGCGTGTTATTAGTAAATCTTGGTACGCCTGATGAACCCACTCCGAAAGCGGTTAAGCGATTTCTCAAGCAGTTTTTAAGTGATCCTCGGGTCGTCGATTTATCCCCTTGGTTGTGGCAACCCATTTTGCAGGGGATTATCCTGAACACCCGTCCTAAGAAAGTCGCTAAACTTTATCAAAGTGTGTGGACGGAGCAAGGTTCGCCGTTAATGGTGATTAGTCAGTGCCAAGCCCAAAAGTTGGCAACGGATTTAAGCGCCACCTTTAATCAGACCATTCCGGTGGAACTGGGTATGAGCTATGGCAATCCTTCGATTGAGAGTGGCTTTGCCAAACTCAAAGCCCAAGGCGCCGAACGTATCGTGGTGCTGCCGCTGTATCCGCAGTATTCCTGCTCAACCGTCGCCAGTGTGTTTGATGCGGTAGCGCATTATTTGACTCGCGTGCGTGATATACCTGAGCTGCGTTTTAACAAGCAGTATTTCGCCCATGAAGCCTATATTGCGGCGCTGGCGCATTCGGTAAAGCGCCATTGGAAAACCCATGGTCAGGCCGAGAAGCTGATTTTATCTTTCCACGGGATCCCGCTGCGCTACGCGACCGAAGGCGACCCATACCCAGAGCAGTGCCGCACCACCGCCAAGTTATTAGCGCAGGCCTTAGGCTTGACCGACGGACAATGGCAAGTATGTTTCCAATCCCGCTTCGGTAAAGAAGAGTGGTTGACGCCCTATGCCGATGAGTTGCTGGCGGATTTACCCCGCCAAGGCGTGAAAAGTGTCGATGTGATTTGCCCTGCCTTTGCTACCGATTGCCTTGAAACCCTAGAAGAAATCTCGATTGGCGCGAAAGAGACCTTCCTCCATGCAGGTGGCGAAGCCTATCATTTTATTCCTTGTTTGAATGATGATGAGCTACATATAGAGCTACTCAGGTTATTAGTACAAGAACAAACGCAGTCTTGGATAAGTGCAGAATGA
- a CDS encoding inosine/guanosine kinase has product MKFPGQRKSKHYFPVKTRDPLLEQLTQQPQPFATYISGIDQTLVDIEAKVEDELLSRYGLPKGNSTLINDEQAHTLYTELKQNGLISDEFAGGTIGNTVHNYSILADDRSVLFGVMSQNIEVGSYAYRYLCNTSSKVDLNYLQPVDGPIGRCFTLISDCGERTFAISKGAMDKLTPEYIDKDIVQGSSALVLTAYLMRASGGDRITDAAMCAIEYAKAAEVPVVLTLGTRFLIEEDPIWWQNFIKEHVTILAMNEDEGEALTGFRDPLLASEKALEWCDMVLTTAGPIGLYTAGYTDDAEKRETSHTLLPGAIPEFNRYEFSRPKLKSDCENPIKVYAHISPYMGGPEKIGNTNGAGDGALSALLHDLAANTFHKTNVPGSSKHKRDGLCYSSFSQICKYANRVAYEVLAQHSPRLSRGLPEREDSLEESYWER; this is encoded by the coding sequence ATGAAGTTTCCCGGTCAGCGTAAATCGAAACATTATTTTCCGGTCAAAACCCGAGACCCCTTGCTCGAGCAATTAACGCAGCAGCCCCAGCCCTTTGCCACTTATATCAGCGGTATCGACCAAACCTTAGTGGATATTGAAGCTAAAGTAGAAGACGAATTGCTGAGTCGTTACGGTTTACCTAAAGGCAATTCGACGCTGATCAATGACGAGCAAGCACATACACTATATACCGAGCTGAAACAGAACGGTTTGATTAGCGATGAGTTTGCCGGCGGCACGATTGGCAATACCGTGCACAATTATTCTATTTTGGCCGACGACCGCTCAGTGCTGTTTGGGGTGATGAGCCAAAATATTGAAGTGGGCAGTTACGCTTATCGTTATCTTTGTAACACTTCTTCTAAGGTCGATCTTAACTATCTACAACCTGTCGATGGCCCAATTGGCCGTTGTTTTACCCTGATCTCAGATTGTGGCGAGCGCACCTTTGCGATCAGCAAAGGGGCTATGGATAAGTTAACCCCTGAATATATTGATAAAGACATAGTGCAGGGCAGTTCCGCCTTAGTATTGACCGCCTATTTAATGCGTGCCAGCGGTGGAGACAGGATCACCGATGCAGCCATGTGTGCGATTGAATACGCAAAAGCAGCTGAAGTGCCCGTGGTATTGACCTTAGGCACGCGCTTTTTGATTGAAGAAGACCCAATTTGGTGGCAAAACTTTATTAAAGAACATGTCACCATTTTGGCGATGAATGAAGATGAAGGTGAAGCCCTAACGGGATTTCGTGATCCGCTGCTTGCCAGCGAAAAAGCCCTCGAATGGTGTGATATGGTGCTAACCACGGCAGGGCCCATCGGGCTTTATACCGCAGGTTACACCGATGATGCCGAAAAACGCGAAACCTCTCATACGTTATTGCCTGGTGCTATTCCCGAATTTAACCGTTATGAGTTCTCGCGCCCTAAGCTCAAGAGCGACTGCGAAAATCCAATTAAAGTCTATGCCCATATTTCCCCTTACATGGGCGGACCGGAGAAAATTGGCAATACCAATGGCGCAGGTGATGGCGCGCTGTCGGCGTTATTGCACGACTTGGCGGCAAATACCTTCCACAAGACTAATGTGCCTGGTTCGAGCAAACATAAACGCGATGGTTTATGTTATTCATCCTTCTCACAAATTTGTAAGTACGCTAACCGCGTGGCCTATGAGGTATTAGCGCAGCATAGTCCGCGTTTGTCTCGTGGGTTACCTGAGCGTGAAGACAGCTTAGAAGAATCCTACTGGGAAAGATAA
- the nadE gene encoding ammonia-dependent NAD(+) synthetase, with protein sequence MKAQILREMKVLKAIEPEFEVQRRVAFIKTKLKEARSKALVLGISGGVDSSTAGRLCQLAINSLNSEHPEGGYQFIAVRLPYQIQKDEHEAQQACQFIQPSKLVTVNVHQGVDGVHQATLSAFIDAGLTTPDAAKVDFIKGNVKARMRMIAQYELAGLVGGLVVGTDHSAENITGFYTKWGDGACDLAPLFGLNKRQVRQLAAYLGAPESLVYKAPTADLEDNKPLLEDEVALGLTYEQIDDFLEGKVVDKAVEEKLINIYKATQHKRQPIPTIYD encoded by the coding sequence GTGAAAGCGCAGATCTTAAGAGAAATGAAGGTACTCAAGGCGATTGAGCCTGAGTTTGAAGTGCAGCGCCGTGTGGCGTTTATTAAAACTAAGCTCAAAGAGGCCCGCAGTAAGGCGTTGGTATTAGGGATCAGCGGTGGTGTGGATTCGTCGACGGCGGGGCGTTTATGCCAGTTGGCCATTAATAGCCTCAATAGTGAACATCCCGAGGGCGGTTATCAGTTTATCGCGGTGCGTTTACCTTATCAGATCCAAAAAGATGAGCATGAAGCTCAGCAAGCGTGCCAATTTATTCAGCCATCAAAATTAGTCACAGTGAATGTGCATCAAGGTGTTGATGGTGTGCACCAAGCCACCTTAAGTGCGTTTATTGACGCTGGACTGACTACGCCGGATGCCGCAAAAGTGGATTTCATTAAGGGCAATGTCAAAGCGCGGATGCGAATGATTGCTCAGTATGAGTTAGCAGGATTAGTCGGTGGCTTAGTGGTGGGGACCGATCATAGCGCCGAAAACATTACCGGTTTTTATACTAAATGGGGCGATGGTGCCTGCGATCTCGCGCCTTTATTTGGCCTCAATAAACGCCAAGTGCGCCAATTAGCCGCCTATCTTGGTGCTCCTGAGTCATTAGTTTACAAGGCGCCCACGGCGGATTTAGAAGATAATAAACCGCTACTCGAAGATGAAGTCGCGCTCGGGCTGACCTATGAGCAAATTGATGATTTCCTCGAAGGGAAAGTGGTTGATAAAGCGGTTGAAGAGAAACTCATCAATATCTATAAGGCAACCCAACATAAGCGCCAGCCGATCCCGACGATTTACGACTAA
- a CDS encoding DUF6942 family protein: MHLGPTIATYAFYLPNAPERPENWHCQRDNAIAELIVLNGNHWRKIFTIMAKICTNGEDWRHYRDHLLLKKHEMLLIGANALSPHASIHIVCGQAAAKPLGLSAEQFNTPLSNRQTAHQPLLHELQGKLQDVTEIMQTSSVQKEQVLLTPYLDYRQYSNALIALTRSHTKNVSA; encoded by the coding sequence ATGCACCTTGGCCCAACCATTGCGACCTATGCATTTTATCTTCCCAATGCCCCTGAACGCCCCGAAAATTGGCATTGCCAACGGGACAACGCAATTGCGGAACTCATCGTCTTAAATGGCAATCATTGGCGTAAGATTTTTACTATCATGGCAAAAATCTGTACTAACGGGGAAGATTGGCGTCACTACCGCGACCATTTATTACTCAAAAAACACGAAATGCTCTTGATAGGTGCTAATGCCCTATCGCCCCATGCCAGCATTCACATTGTATGTGGGCAAGCTGCTGCAAAGCCTTTGGGATTGAGTGCTGAGCAGTTCAATACACCATTATCAAACCGACAAACTGCCCATCAACCGCTGCTGCATGAGTTACAGGGTAAGCTGCAAGACGTCACTGAGATAATGCAAACCTCCTCAGTACAGAAGGAACAAGTGCTGCTCACGCCCTACCTCGACTATCGCCAATACTCGAACGCCTTGATTGCGCTTACACGCTCGCATACAAAAAACGTATCTGCTTGA
- a CDS encoding alpha/beta hydrolase, which yields MKAIIIGSTKHLFFAAFYGCLGIAIALLISGIHFLNAKPDLSLWHTTELKHEFHYNTKLDNFSDYIALEDKLFTEVDSKVLKKVSEADASPVNRYVKNSLADPARWPQNWNRSFEWPKANAPFGVLLLHGMSDSPYAMSNVATHFKGKAHVLGLRLSGHGTLPSGLTGLYWQDLAAAVNLATAHMKQELQGKPLFVIGFSTGAALALNHELELINQDKAPDYVGMIFMSPAIGLAPIAAAARWQSWIGRLLDLDKLQWNSIQMEYDPFKYMSFAVNAGDVVYQLALRNQSLLSGLTPLQREQIPAILAFQSVADATVSSAAVVSLLYQALPQKGHELVLFDMNRSIFNSKLIANDPLPALLPQSTDSIHYRGTLVENIDSETTQVQAREFGLMPQDQTLPQAETLPLHWPMDVYSLSHVALPFAENDGLYGMANHQKLTRIQIGAAASRGERGVYSVPASEMLRQKWNPFFPYMMARIDQYRIAHMPSEAR from the coding sequence ATGAAAGCCATTATCATAGGCTCAACTAAACATTTATTTTTCGCTGCCTTTTATGGCTGTTTAGGGATTGCGATCGCCTTATTGATTAGTGGGATACATTTTCTTAATGCTAAACCTGATCTCTCCCTTTGGCACACGACAGAGCTAAAACACGAATTTCACTACAATACTAAACTCGATAACTTTAGTGATTACATCGCCTTAGAAGATAAACTTTTTACAGAGGTCGACAGCAAAGTACTCAAAAAAGTGTCGGAGGCAGATGCCTCACCCGTCAATCGTTATGTTAAAAACAGCCTTGCCGATCCCGCGAGATGGCCACAAAACTGGAATCGCAGTTTTGAATGGCCCAAAGCCAATGCGCCCTTTGGCGTTTTGCTACTCCATGGCATGTCTGATTCGCCCTATGCCATGTCTAATGTGGCGACACATTTTAAGGGCAAAGCCCATGTGCTGGGCTTGAGACTCTCAGGACACGGAACGCTGCCCAGCGGCCTTACGGGGCTTTATTGGCAGGATTTAGCCGCAGCGGTTAATTTGGCTACGGCGCATATGAAACAAGAACTTCAAGGTAAGCCGCTATTTGTTATTGGCTTTTCAACTGGGGCGGCGCTGGCACTTAACCATGAGCTTGAACTGATTAATCAAGATAAAGCGCCTGACTATGTAGGGATGATCTTTATGTCGCCCGCGATTGGCCTTGCGCCCATTGCCGCAGCGGCGCGCTGGCAAAGTTGGATAGGACGTCTGCTCGACTTAGACAAGCTGCAATGGAATAGTATTCAGATGGAATATGATCCCTTTAAGTACATGTCTTTTGCCGTCAACGCAGGGGATGTCGTTTACCAATTGGCGTTACGTAATCAGAGTTTGTTAAGCGGGTTAACGCCTTTACAGCGTGAACAGATTCCAGCCATCTTAGCTTTTCAATCCGTAGCAGATGCGACAGTATCGAGCGCGGCAGTTGTGAGTTTGCTGTATCAAGCCTTACCTCAAAAGGGCCATGAATTAGTGCTTTTCGATATGAACCGTAGCATCTTCAACAGTAAGTTAATTGCAAATGATCCACTACCCGCCTTGTTACCGCAGTCCACTGACAGCATTCACTACCGCGGAACTTTGGTTGAAAATATTGATAGCGAAACGACTCAGGTTCAAGCGCGGGAATTTGGACTTATGCCACAGGATCAAACCTTACCTCAGGCCGAAACACTCCCGCTCCATTGGCCTATGGATGTTTACTCACTTTCCCATGTTGCGCTACCCTTTGCAGAAAATGATGGCCTATATGGCATGGCAAACCATCAAAAACTCACCCGAATACAGATAGGCGCGGCCGCTTCCCGAGGGGAGCGAGGTGTTTATAGTGTGCCGGCTTCAGAAATGTTACGTCAAAAATGGAATCCCTTTTTCCCTTATATGATGGCTCGAATTGACCAATATCGTATTGCACATATGCCGAGTGAGGCACGCTGA
- a CDS encoding IS3-like element ISSod1 family transposase (programmed frameshift): MSLKKSHKSYPQAFKDEAVLMVLEQGYSVADAAKSLGVSTSLLYNWKEKHEALQQGITLEESERDELKRLRRENKELRMEKEIPKKGKRLLCERNEVRFRFIKLQSHLFPITLLCRVMSVSKSGYYDWHKRPANVISVETLKLYRLVRQLFKQSRGSLGNREMVKKLRKEGYQVGRYLVRKIMHRLRLKATQRCAYKVTTQRKHSDAVADNLLNMNFNPVSANQVWAGDVTYLKTGEGWMYLAVVMDLYSRRIVGWRIDKRMTTDLISKALIKAYNLRQPARGLVFHSDRGSQYTSKQFGRLLSSYGIRASMGDVGACWDNAVVERFFGSLKHDWIFKVAQPTREFMKQDVTAYIKYYNLERLHSANNDLSPVEFENSQVKVSSLG; encoded by the exons ATGAGTCTGAAAAAATCACATAAGAGTTATCCGCAGGCATTTAAAGATGAAGCCGTCTTGATGGTGCTGGAGCAAGGTTATAGCGTTGCCGATGCGGCAAAGTCTCTTGGAGTTAGCACGAGCCTGCTTTACAACTGGAAGGAAAAACACGAAGCCCTGCAACAAGGCATCACCTTAGAAGAGTCTGAGCGTGATGAGTTGAAGCGATTGCGTAGAGAAAACAAAGAATTACGCATGGAAAAAGAAATTC CTAAAAAAGGCAAGCGCCTTCTTTGCGAGAGAAATGAAGTAAGATTTCGTTTCATCAAACTGCAATCTCACCTGTTTCCCATAACACTGTTATGTCGAGTAATGAGTGTCAGTAAGTCAGGCTATTACGATTGGCATAAACGCCCTGCAAACGTGATAAGCGTTGAAACACTGAAGCTTTATCGCCTTGTTCGACAGCTATTTAAGCAAAGTCGAGGCAGCTTAGGGAATCGTGAAATGGTGAAGAAATTGCGCAAGGAAGGCTACCAGGTTGGTCGCTATCTCGTTCGTAAAATTATGCACCGCCTTCGACTCAAAGCAACCCAGCGATGTGCTTACAAGGTGACGACACAGCGAAAACACTCAGATGCAGTGGCTGATAACCTGTTAAACATGAACTTTAATCCAGTATCGGCTAATCAGGTCTGGGCGGGTGACGTGACCTATTTAAAGACGGGTGAAGGCTGGATGTACTTAGCTGTGGTGATGGATTTATATTCACGCCGGATTGTGGGATGGCGCATAGACAAACGCATGACCACAGATTTGATATCCAAGGCATTAATAAAAGCCTACAACCTGCGACAACCAGCGCGAGGGCTGGTATTTCACAGTGACCGAGGCTCGCAATATACCAGTAAACAATTCGGTAGGCTGCTATCGAGCTATGGTATCCGAGCCAGCATGGGTGATGTGGGTGCGTGTTGGGATAATGCCGTTGTTGAGCGATTCTTTGGTAGCTTGAAACACGATTGGATTTTTAAAGTTGCTCAACCAACAAGGGAGTTTATGAAGCAAGATGTGACGGCTTACATCAAATATTACAACTTGGAGCGACTTCATTCTGCTAATAACGATCTGTCACCTGTAGAGTTTGAGAATTCTCAAGTAAAAGTGTCCAGTTTGGGTTGA